The Tenebrio molitor chromosome 3, icTenMoli1.1, whole genome shotgun sequence genome contains a region encoding:
- the LOC138126526 gene encoding leukocyte surface antigen CD53-like: MKFAANENVLRVALIVFSILFGILSVSLIALGVVYVDELWWPRRYVGLDFIQLPTLLIVLGSLSLAMAVAGCLCAKTYSRVVLLLFAGVLLVILCLELSIAVIAFINFDEHEGGHTKTHRLMLQQYNSAAPENKLLFQEVEEHVSFQ, encoded by the exons ATGAAGTTCGCAGCTAACGAGAACGTCCTGAGAGTCGCCTTGATCGTCTTCAGCATACTCTTCGGG ATACTGAGCGTGTCGCTGATCGCTTTGGGAGTTGTCTATGTGGACGAGTTGTGGTGGCCCAGGAGGTACGTCGGTCTGGACTTCATCCAACTCCCGACCCTGCTCATAGTCTTGGGGTCGCTGAGTCTAGCCATGGCTGTTGCGGGTTGTCTCTGTGCCAAAACTTACAGCAGAGTTGTTCTCCTACTG TTCGCCGGTGTGCTCTTGGTAATTCTTTGCCTGGAGCTATCAATAGCTGTGATAGCCTTCATCAACTTCGACGAACACGAAGGCGGCCACACGAAAACCCACCGACTGATGTTGCAACAGTACAACAGCGCCGCCCCCGAAAACAAACTCCTCTTTCAAGAAGTTGAAGAACATGTGAGTTTCCAGTGA